One Halobacteriovorax sp. GB3 genomic window carries:
- a CDS encoding NFACT RNA binding domain-containing protein, translating to MNLNYNEIKRNVNKINPEGNQDGKKSFGKIQKIMSTPHFISVAVRFPGKTKYFALGRGSEYSGFWIMERHPASQVRVIDKYLEYLRKYLSSSSLVDIRLNEKDKLLEFETLKGEKNFFYFFWKGKDLYFAHIYKVSERVELFASWKGKLKVENISEAKELLYEKLEEVGFGAVEVGSVSEKDRDFEIDKYESDLLEGSTKKITKKKRFLSRKIKNIESDYKKVLKWKELKSLVEDPNWQVPKEYKVKIEGIRFKFESSLNEWGRKNLIFEKIKSLRNAESLLEKRLEDTKEELVQFESGNSPFEFDLPSIVTPVWITNKAKKIVNENNRKIDIYKLTESMTMAVGHRDVDNDYLRTKWAKKDDLWFHIDGYPSAHLIIKVDNISKLNQEHLDIIGSLLADYSSLSLDRPPLMYTQVKNLKGIKGQKGGVTMKKQRYISVNYCREWKERIARDCV from the coding sequence ATGAATTTGAATTATAATGAAATAAAGCGAAATGTTAATAAAATTAATCCCGAAGGAAACCAAGATGGTAAAAAGTCCTTTGGTAAAATTCAAAAGATAATGTCGACGCCGCATTTCATATCAGTAGCTGTACGTTTTCCTGGAAAGACGAAGTACTTTGCCCTAGGAAGAGGATCTGAATACTCTGGGTTTTGGATTATGGAACGTCATCCTGCCTCACAAGTAAGGGTTATTGATAAGTATCTTGAATACTTAAGAAAATATCTATCATCTAGCTCTCTTGTTGATATCAGACTTAATGAAAAAGATAAATTGCTCGAATTTGAAACGTTAAAGGGCGAGAAGAATTTCTTTTATTTTTTCTGGAAAGGCAAGGATCTATACTTTGCTCATATATATAAAGTCAGTGAAAGAGTAGAGTTATTCGCATCTTGGAAAGGTAAGTTGAAAGTAGAAAACATTAGTGAAGCTAAGGAACTACTTTATGAGAAATTAGAAGAAGTTGGTTTTGGAGCTGTTGAAGTTGGAAGTGTGTCTGAAAAAGATCGAGATTTTGAGATAGATAAATACGAGTCTGATTTGCTAGAAGGAAGCACTAAAAAGATTACTAAAAAGAAGAGATTTCTTTCTCGAAAGATTAAGAATATTGAAAGTGATTATAAGAAGGTTCTTAAATGGAAAGAATTAAAATCACTTGTTGAAGATCCTAATTGGCAAGTTCCTAAGGAATATAAAGTTAAAATAGAAGGTATTAGATTTAAGTTTGAATCGAGCTTAAATGAATGGGGGCGTAAGAATTTAATTTTCGAAAAAATAAAGTCATTACGAAATGCAGAGTCATTACTTGAGAAAAGATTGGAAGACACGAAAGAAGAGCTTGTGCAATTTGAATCGGGAAATAGTCCATTTGAATTTGATCTACCATCAATCGTTACTCCTGTGTGGATTACAAATAAAGCAAAGAAAATTGTGAACGAGAATAATCGAAAAATAGATATCTATAAGCTTACTGAAAGCATGACTATGGCAGTCGGCCATAGAGATGTTGATAATGATTATCTAAGGACAAAGTGGGCGAAGAAAGATGATCTTTGGTTTCACATAGACGGATATCCTAGTGCTCACTTGATTATTAAAGTTGATAATATTAGTAAATTAAATCAAGAACACCTTGATATTATAGGATCTCTTCTCGCAGATTATAGTTCGCTATCTTTAGATCGACCTCCATTGATGTATACACAGGTTAAAAACTTGAAAGGAATTAAAGGACAAAAGGGAGGTGTAACAATGAAAAAGCAGCGTTATATATCCGTTAATTATTGTCGGGAATGGAAGGAAAGAATTGCAAGAGATTGTGTCTAA
- a CDS encoding endonuclease MutS2 produces MSHNLLNNSEFLDLVDWPEVANNISTYSHFDFTKEQLLKQLKAKSKSEILQNFDNIDFFIKNFEQFTIGKENFLTYIPSNLESNFSSIVTKSAELTIRQINSLCLAYELYGSLYKTLIDWENFQEFEIGQSEKDKIRNKFVKPLRIFVSKEGHQDLEKHPLLRELFQNLRALEEHLRFRSTELIRDQRYSKIIQFEQFDIVSDRFVIAVRSDSYKSDLGSIVGRSTTGHTLYIEPPELRSANNSKIEITSKIESALSKICRDFTQTIQSFLPEFLKLIDFFKLYDEIYMKSLYSLNAGLNRPEIIDEFSISIEGLFHPLIKNAVKNDIALESNKLGLVISGPNTGGKTVTLKSVIITHLFMHLGIFVPAKRAKLYPVQELYFYSHDQQDLSQGLSSFASEAKNYLELLSTIGTNSLIVIDEIFNSTSSEEASALAISLLEKIHQKSHSKVVLSTHHQLFKTHIHSDNQYVSAYVGYDMEEHAPTYKIFLGEPGSSMALTIFDDLSKRFGVETNISEKAQLVLDRKQVSYEKLLEELSKKKSRLDKLLMENETLNKDLKNKRKSLEGIVHLEKERIINKYEKKVKKIVSQAEDLKRRAKRGEFNIGKRFDKDSHGLVHSVATMKEDLYHKNEQPQPATTTLNLEALASGDVIYSTILKKNVEIISINLRKKEVQIKNGTLKAWMPAKSFKGLKDKHIKKVQPEVTVHVQKTTVGNIEIDCRGMRLEEFQRKAETSINEVISGDIPFLTIIHGHGSGILKKWLREYLSKHRELYFENLDGNDGCTRVYPKE; encoded by the coding sequence ATGTCACACAACTTATTAAATAACTCAGAGTTTTTAGACTTAGTAGATTGGCCAGAAGTCGCCAATAATATTTCTACTTATTCACATTTTGATTTTACAAAAGAACAACTTCTTAAACAATTGAAGGCTAAGTCAAAAAGTGAAATTTTACAAAATTTTGATAATATTGACTTCTTTATCAAAAATTTTGAACAGTTCACTATTGGTAAAGAGAATTTCCTTACCTATATTCCTTCAAATCTAGAATCTAACTTTTCATCTATCGTAACAAAATCTGCTGAATTAACAATTAGACAGATTAATAGTCTCTGTCTAGCTTATGAATTGTATGGATCACTATATAAGACCTTAATTGACTGGGAAAACTTTCAGGAATTCGAAATTGGTCAATCAGAAAAGGATAAGATCAGAAATAAATTTGTTAAGCCTCTTAGAATCTTTGTATCTAAAGAGGGTCATCAAGACTTAGAAAAACACCCGCTTCTAAGAGAATTATTTCAAAACCTAAGAGCTCTCGAAGAGCACTTGCGCTTTCGTTCTACTGAGCTAATAAGAGATCAGAGATATTCAAAAATTATTCAATTTGAACAATTCGATATTGTAAGCGACCGGTTTGTTATCGCTGTAAGATCCGATTCATATAAATCTGATCTTGGGTCTATTGTAGGCCGTTCTACAACTGGCCATACTTTATATATAGAACCTCCAGAACTCAGAAGTGCCAACAATTCAAAAATTGAAATCACTTCTAAGATAGAAAGTGCTCTTTCTAAAATATGTCGAGATTTTACTCAGACAATTCAAAGCTTCTTACCAGAGTTTTTGAAGCTTATAGATTTCTTCAAACTCTATGATGAAATTTATATGAAGAGTCTTTATTCTCTCAATGCTGGTTTAAATAGACCTGAGATCATTGATGAGTTTTCAATTTCTATTGAAGGATTATTTCATCCACTCATCAAGAATGCTGTAAAAAATGATATTGCTCTAGAGTCGAATAAACTCGGACTTGTTATTTCAGGACCTAATACCGGAGGGAAAACGGTCACCCTTAAAAGTGTCATTATTACTCACTTATTTATGCATCTTGGGATTTTTGTTCCAGCAAAAAGAGCAAAACTCTATCCTGTTCAAGAATTATATTTTTATAGTCATGATCAACAAGACTTATCTCAGGGTTTAAGTTCATTTGCTTCAGAAGCAAAGAACTATTTAGAACTACTCTCTACGATTGGAACAAATTCTTTGATCGTTATTGATGAAATTTTTAATTCAACTAGTTCTGAAGAAGCTTCAGCACTAGCGATTTCTTTACTTGAAAAAATACATCAAAAAAGTCATTCAAAAGTAGTCCTTTCAACTCACCACCAATTATTTAAGACTCATATCCACTCTGATAATCAATATGTCTCGGCCTATGTTGGTTACGATATGGAAGAGCATGCACCAACCTATAAGATTTTTCTTGGTGAGCCAGGAAGCTCAATGGCCTTAACAATCTTTGATGATTTATCAAAGAGATTTGGCGTTGAAACGAATATTTCAGAAAAAGCACAACTTGTTCTCGATAGAAAACAAGTTTCTTACGAGAAATTATTAGAAGAGCTTTCTAAAAAGAAATCTCGTCTTGATAAACTTCTCATGGAGAATGAAACTCTTAATAAAGACTTAAAAAACAAACGTAAGTCTTTAGAGGGAATCGTTCATTTAGAAAAAGAACGCATTATTAACAAATACGAAAAGAAAGTTAAGAAAATCGTTTCTCAAGCAGAAGATTTAAAGCGAAGAGCAAAACGTGGTGAATTCAACATAGGAAAGCGTTTTGATAAAGACTCGCATGGCCTTGTTCATTCTGTTGCTACGATGAAAGAAGACCTCTATCACAAGAACGAGCAACCACAACCTGCAACAACGACATTAAACTTGGAAGCACTCGCCTCAGGTGATGTAATCTATTCAACAATCCTTAAAAAGAACGTCGAAATCATAAGTATTAATCTTAGAAAGAAAGAAGTTCAAATTAAAAACGGAACGCTGAAAGCATGGATGCCAGCTAAGTCTTTTAAAGGCCTTAAAGATAAACATATTAAGAAAGTTCAACCGGAAGTCACTGTCCATGTTCAAAAAACGACTGTAGGAAACATTGAAATCGATTGTAGAGGAATGCGTTTAGAAGAGTTCCAGCGCAAGGCCGAAACCTCTATCAACGAAGTGATTAGTGGAGATATACCTTTTTTAACAATCATTCATGGTCATGGATCAGGGATTTTAAAGAAGTGGTTGCGTGAATATCTAAGTAAGCACAGAGAACTCTATTTTGAAAATTTAGATGGGAATGACGGCTGTACGAGAGTTTATCCTAAAGAGTAA
- the lepB gene encoding signal peptidase I, translated as MEENKATKRSKVLREVKIISVLALIILSFRSSFFEPFRIPSGSMIPTLMIGDFILVNKMSYGLKIPFSDFSFFDINFDPIYLFKTDGPDRGDVIVFKFPQDPSTNFIKRVVGVPGDTLEIRDKVVYINSKPIHAKEINGRKIMEDMDDMFKVYNLRFYEVETGKHKHVIQQDHDNYYGNFHDKIEIPKGKYFVMGDNRDFSHDSRFWGLVPEKYIKGKALFVWFSMILPFGEHKNFKIRPGRMGTSIE; from the coding sequence ATGGAAGAAAATAAAGCGACAAAGAGAAGCAAAGTGTTGAGAGAGGTTAAAATAATCTCTGTACTCGCTTTAATCATTTTAAGCTTTAGAAGTTCTTTTTTTGAACCATTTAGAATTCCATCAGGCTCAATGATTCCAACCTTGATGATAGGTGATTTCATTCTCGTCAATAAGATGAGCTATGGGCTCAAGATTCCTTTTTCAGATTTTTCATTCTTCGATATTAACTTTGATCCAATTTACTTATTTAAAACAGATGGTCCTGATAGAGGGGATGTTATTGTTTTTAAATTTCCACAAGATCCTTCTACGAATTTTATAAAAAGGGTTGTAGGCGTTCCTGGTGATACTTTAGAGATAAGGGATAAGGTTGTTTATATAAACTCTAAACCAATTCATGCTAAAGAGATCAATGGTAGAAAAATCATGGAAGACATGGATGATATGTTTAAGGTTTATAACTTAAGGTTCTACGAAGTAGAAACGGGTAAGCACAAACATGTTATTCAGCAAGATCATGACAATTACTATGGTAACTTTCATGACAAAATAGAAATTCCAAAAGGAAAATATTTTGTTATGGGTGATAATAGAGATTTTTCTCACGATTCAAGATTCTGGGGTCTAGTTCCTGAAAAGTATATTAAGGGAAAGGCCTTATTTGTTTGGTTCTCAATGATATTGCCTTTTGGCGAACATAAGAATTTTAAAATCAGGCCAGGACGAATGGGAACATCTATAGAGTGA
- a CDS encoding penicillin-binding transpeptidase domain-containing protein — MIGKIKKKYIILGGIFSLIAFTFALEHYQKEYERKRRIEIKKTVKSEIGDHFGPGKLKLPHDIKFEDDLFEVEYTFNDELTSYVRKLLRRHRPDYTSVVIIDNNNGNILTAIGHQREGNKPADVLPFTSTHPSASLFKVITSAALVEDADVKNKTVFTYRGRGTTLYKYQLKNKKTRWTRKQSFKNAFAFSNNVVFGKAAINHISGEELFDMASKFGFNEELMVDVDLSKSRFVHPRSDYHLAELASGFNKETLISPIHGALIASVVANDGELVYPRMVLNVKNKTTKELIWNNEVRSKKVYSKETADYLESLMEYTANKGTARILERKLPRKMRRDLIVGAKTGSLTGGIPYGKRDWVTTFAKPASSAEKDKGISICVMIVNKKKWYVKSTFLANKIINYYYKKIDPVNGDALLTSR; from the coding sequence ATGATAGGTAAAATAAAAAAGAAATATATCATTCTTGGTGGGATCTTCTCATTGATAGCTTTCACTTTTGCTCTTGAGCATTATCAGAAAGAGTATGAGAGAAAGAGAAGAATCGAAATCAAGAAAACTGTTAAGTCTGAAATTGGGGACCACTTCGGTCCTGGTAAATTAAAACTTCCACACGACATTAAATTTGAAGATGATCTATTTGAAGTAGAATATACTTTTAATGATGAGCTTACTTCTTATGTTAGAAAGCTTTTAAGAAGACACAGACCTGATTATACATCAGTCGTTATCATTGATAATAATAACGGAAATATTTTGACTGCAATCGGACATCAGCGAGAAGGAAATAAGCCCGCAGATGTTCTTCCTTTTACAAGTACACATCCTTCTGCCAGTTTATTTAAAGTCATCACATCAGCTGCTTTAGTTGAAGATGCTGATGTTAAAAATAAAACGGTATTCACTTACAGAGGTAGAGGAACGACTCTTTATAAGTATCAGCTTAAAAATAAAAAAACACGTTGGACTAGAAAGCAGAGTTTTAAAAACGCATTTGCTTTTTCAAATAATGTTGTTTTTGGAAAAGCTGCAATTAATCACATTAGTGGAGAAGAGCTTTTTGATATGGCCAGTAAGTTTGGATTTAATGAAGAACTTATGGTTGATGTTGATCTTTCAAAGTCACGCTTTGTACATCCAAGAAGTGATTATCATTTAGCTGAATTAGCATCTGGTTTTAATAAGGAAACTCTCATTAGTCCTATTCATGGCGCACTGATTGCTTCAGTTGTTGCTAATGATGGAGAGCTTGTTTATCCACGAATGGTTTTAAACGTAAAGAATAAGACAACAAAAGAATTAATTTGGAATAACGAAGTTCGCTCAAAGAAAGTTTATAGTAAAGAAACAGCAGACTACTTAGAGTCTCTTATGGAGTATACGGCCAATAAAGGGACAGCAAGAATTCTTGAAAGAAAACTTCCTAGAAAGATGCGAAGAGATTTGATTGTTGGAGCAAAGACAGGTTCTCTGACTGGTGGAATTCCATATGGGAAAAGAGACTGGGTGACAACCTTTGCAAAACCTGCCTCAAGTGCTGAAAAAGATAAAGGTATTTCAATTTGTGTTATGATTGTAAACAAGAAAAAGTGGTACGTAAAATCGACTTTCTTGGCCAATAAAATCATCAACTATTACTATAAGAAGATTGACCCTGTTAATGGTGATGCTCTACTGACATCAAGATAA
- a CDS encoding RlmE family RNA methyltransferase, which yields MGFKVQDHYFKKAKKEKYLARSIYKLEEIDEKYKVLKKGDQVIDLGYFPGSWIQYTQKVIGEEGLVVGCDIKPVNKKLMHLKNVKVFEKDVFDIQNLEELEVSKKFDVIVSDMAPNTTGIRSVDQDRSLNLIEMVFYHAPQFLRPGGNLVIKVFDSNKAQQYLKEQKNLFESFHFLKPKSTRSVSKEFFVIGKNFKA from the coding sequence ATGGGTTTCAAAGTCCAAGATCACTATTTCAAAAAAGCTAAGAAAGAAAAGTATCTCGCTCGAAGTATCTATAAACTAGAAGAGATAGATGAAAAGTACAAAGTTTTAAAAAAAGGTGATCAAGTCATCGACTTAGGATATTTCCCAGGCTCTTGGATTCAATATACACAAAAAGTGATTGGTGAAGAGGGGCTAGTTGTTGGCTGTGATATTAAGCCAGTGAACAAAAAGCTTATGCATCTTAAGAATGTGAAAGTTTTCGAAAAAGACGTCTTTGATATTCAAAACCTAGAAGAACTAGAAGTTTCTAAAAAATTTGATGTTATCGTCTCAGATATGGCGCCAAATACAACTGGAATAAGATCAGTTGATCAAGATCGAAGTTTAAACCTTATCGAAATGGTCTTCTATCATGCTCCACAGTTTCTTCGTCCTGGTGGAAACCTTGTTATTAAGGTCTTTGATTCTAATAAAGCTCAGCAATACCTAAAAGAACAAAAGAATTTGTTTGAAAGTTTCCATTTTTTGAAGCCAAAATCAACACGCTCAGTCAGCAAAGAATTTTTTGTCATAGGGAAAAACTTTAAGGCATAA